One Methanocaldococcus villosus KIN24-T80 genomic window carries:
- a CDS encoding TIM barrel protein, whose protein sequence is MHFGTAGVPLRAKNEFDGAKVLKSFNLDAMELEFVNGIYMNENYAKFLKDLEIIFSAHAPHYINLNAIEKEKVERSIYYIIKSSKVLRHCGRNLVFHPGYYLKKSKDETYKNIRDNIKLILEKIDKNISLRPETAGKIYQFGDIDEILNLCHELNILPCIDFSHIYARSRGKVNSYDDFYKILEKVEDMLGKEAIKDMHIHLTGIEFNKSGEVKHLPLEESDFNYKDVLKALKDFEAEGTVICESPLLEDDAKLLKDYYLTLF, encoded by the coding sequence ATGCACTTTGGTACTGCTGGAGTTCCTTTAAGGGCTAAAAATGAGTTTGATGGTGCTAAAGTTTTAAAATCATTTAATTTAGATGCTATGGAGTTAGAGTTTGTTAATGGAATTTATATGAATGAAAACTATGCCAAATTCTTAAAAGATCTTGAAATTATATTCTCAGCTCATGCTCCACATTACATAAATTTGAATGCTATTGAGAAAGAGAAGGTTGAAAGGAGTATATATTATATTATAAAATCTAGTAAAGTTTTAAGACACTGTGGTAGAAATTTAGTTTTTCATCCAGGATATTATTTAAAAAAGAGTAAAGATGAAACTTACAAAAATATAAGAGATAACATTAAATTAATATTGGAAAAAATAGATAAAAATATTTCTTTAAGGCCAGAAACTGCAGGAAAAATTTATCAATTTGGAGATATTGATGAAATACTAAATTTGTGCCATGAACTTAACATATTACCCTGTATTGATTTTTCCCATATCTATGCAAGAAGTAGAGGGAAGGTAAATAGTTATGATGATTTTTATAAAATATTGGAGAAAGTAGAAGATATGTTAGGAAAAGAGGCTATAAAAGATATGCATATACACCTAACAGGAATAGAATTTAATAAATCTGGTGAAGTTAAACATCTTCCATTAGAGGAATCAGATTTTAATTATAAAGATGTATTAAAAGCTTTAAAAGATTTTGAAGCTGAAGGAACAGTAATATGTGAGAGCCCATTATTAGAAGATGATGCTAAATTACTAAAAGATTACTATCTCACTCTTTTTTAA
- the npdG gene encoding NADPH-dependent F420 reductase yields MKIAILGGTGDQGFGLALRLAKDNEIIIGSRKKEKAEAAAEKAREILKSKNILAEIKGLENKDAAKEGEIVIISIPYEHILSTIKELKDELKGKIVVSIAVPLATAIGDNPTRLLYPPDGSVAEMIQKVLKDSKVVSAFQNISAKILSDLDSEIECDILVCGDYEDAKKVVIDLINKMGARAIDCGNLEKSRIIEGITALLIAINKKYKIDRAGIKITGI; encoded by the coding sequence ATGAAAATAGCTATACTAGGAGGAACAGGAGATCAAGGATTTGGACTAGCTTTAAGATTAGCTAAAGATAATGAAATTATTATTGGTTCAAGAAAAAAAGAAAAAGCTGAAGCTGCTGCTGAAAAAGCTAGAGAGATATTAAAAAGTAAAAATATATTAGCAGAGATTAAAGGGCTTGAAAATAAAGATGCTGCTAAGGAAGGAGAGATAGTTATAATATCCATTCCTTATGAACATATACTATCAACAATAAAAGAGTTGAAAGATGAATTAAAAGGAAAAATAGTAGTTTCCATAGCAGTGCCTTTAGCTACAGCTATTGGAGATAATCCTACAAGACTACTCTATCCTCCAGATGGCTCAGTGGCTGAGATGATACAGAAAGTTTTAAAAGATAGTAAAGTAGTAAGTGCATTCCAGAACATCTCTGCTAAGATCCTATCAGATTTAGATAGTGAAATAGAATGTGATATCTTAGTTTGTGGAGACTATGAAGATGCTAAGAAGGTTGTTATAGATTTAATAAATAAAATGGGAGCTAGGGCTATAGATTGTGGAAATTTAGAGAAATCAAGGATTATAGAAGGAATAACAGCATTGTTAATAGCAATAAATAAGAAATATAAAATTGATAGAGCAGGAATAAAGATTACTGGGATATAA